The following coding sequences lie in one Primulina huaijiensis isolate GDHJ02 chromosome 2, ASM1229523v2, whole genome shotgun sequence genomic window:
- the LOC140971769 gene encoding heat stress transcription factor A-2b-like, translated as MGPDDIVKASSSSCAEGEVDRVPPTSDPLPLPPLFHFSESPPLSSFLGVDSSQYEFSGVRSIEGSVMEDGTTGGFNLFESPQPLESLLGIPIPPFLSKTFELVDDPSLDAIISWGAKGDSFVVWDPVEFSRLILPRNFKHNNFSSFVRQLNTYGFRKIDTEKWEFTNEGFVRGKRHLLKNIQRRKSPQPSQQIGSSSFVAQNNTSQGVLKGEIGHLRRERSSMMMEVVELQQQQKGMIQNLEDINEKLKGAENRQKQMVAFLAKMFQNSTVLARLKQAKELSSVTSPRATRKFVKHQHCDTSTSDSSPKGQMVKYKSELLDLPTAVTSGFFDPVSIEQLSHVPFQAEGDAEFFGARHVPFEMETIAQDESAMINELFLPPAQPAEVPVLASIDPLLKGKGTFTSWPQSNPDQNFVTYPKDFMKGKSILSEFSMPGAESSFKQENVWSTGFEATAGMSSSTAQSWSNPTNFDARAFGFSDDLLDAWDIESLEPGVESSPNDEKMDP; from the exons ATGGGCCCTGATGATATTGTGaaagcttcttcttcttcttgtgcTGAGGGAGAAGTTGATCGTGTTCCTCCAACTTCTGATCCTCTGCCACTCCCCCCGCTGTTTCATTTTTCCGAATCGCCGCCGCTCTCATCTTTCTTGGGCGTTGATTCTTCACAATATGAATTCTCGGGCGTTCGTTCGATAGAAGGAAGTGTAATGGAAGACGGAACAACGGGTGGGTTTAATTTGTTCGAGTCGCCGCAGCCTTTGGAGTCCTTACTGGGGATTCCGATTCCTCCATTTTTATCCAAGACATTCGAGTTGGTGGATGATCCTTCATTGGATGCCATCATTTCGTGGGGAGCAAAGGGTGATAGCTTTGTCGTATGGGATCCTGTGGAATTCTCGAGACTGATTTTGCCAAGAAATTTTAAGCACAACAACTTCTCGAGCTTTGTCCGCCAGCTCAATACATAT GGCTTTCGTAAAATCGATACAGAAAAGTGGGAGTTCACAAATGAAGGATTCGTGAGGGGGAAGAGGCATCTATTGAAAAATATCCAAAGGCGTAAATCGCCTCAGCCATCTCAGCAGATAGGCAGCAGCTCCTTTGTAGCACAAAACAACACTAGCCAAGGTGTTTTAAAAGGCGAAATAGGACATCTAAGGAGAGAAAGAAGTTCCATGATGATGGAGGTTGTTGAATTGCAGCAACAGCAGAAAGgtatgattcaaaatttggaAGACATTAATGAGAAGCTCAAAGGAGCAGAGAATCGGCAGAAGCAGATGGTAGCCTTCTTGGCTAAAATGTTCCAGAACTCGACTGTTTTGGCTCGTCTTAAGCAAGCAAAGGAGCTAAGCAGTGTCACTTCCCCAAGAGCAACGAGAAAATTTGTGAAACATCAGCATTGTGACACGAGTACTTCTGACTCATCCCCAAAGGGGCAGATGGTGAAGTACAAATCTGAACTCCTTGATTTGCCTACCGCTGTAACATCAGGCTTCTTCGACCCAGTTTCGATAGAACAACTCTCACATGTTCCTTTCCAGGCAGAGGGCGACGCCGAATTTTTTGGTGCCAGACATGTGCCTTTCGAGATGGAAACCATCGCTCAAGATGAGTCGGCGATGATAAATGAGCTGTTCCTCCCACCAGCTCAGCCTGCAGAAGTTCCAGTTCTTGCAAGTATCGATCCACTCCTTAAAGGAAAGGGCACATTCACAAGTTGGCCACAATCCAATCCTGATCAGAATTTTGTCACTTACCCCAAAGATTTTATGAAAGGGAAGAGTATATTATCCGAATTCTCAATGCCAGGAGCCGAAAGTAGCTTCAAACAAGAAAATGTGTGGAGCACGGGCTTCGAAGCCACTGCCGGTATGTCTAGTTCCACCGCACAGTCCTGGAGCAACCCTACCAATTTTGATGCTCGGGCGTTTGGTTTTAGTGATGACTTATTAGATGCTTGGGACATAGAGTCACTGGAGCCAGGAGTCGAGAGTTCGCCGAATGATGAGAAAATGGATCCATGA
- the LOC140971768 gene encoding transcriptional activator DEMETER-like yields MDLRRENMAPELKDVQISCWIPTTPAKPYSSTQQPICSDGKEKDIVYASQLDPETYSQFKQDNHANWFETGRLLNNLPQETQCLAIPTCYDLTNAVNVHWVSNTLQASQHTNSQVHGENSCINDKFSIDNEKWNNLSFGNLLAVANAAGTPSSVENVVTRTDSAATSGSLATSFPPQINLSFGNLSPANLRSIPGAKSIVELNSLPQMLTGECSIPTMTMCNLHSPTRTNTNSATIKSVFSPFEPLTPEKPGKAGWWQESEMPYLSKGEIHIEEDAQVNKILSDEVLELQAENKQSQLCATNSTQLPENHKPDKEGAEETDLRKTPHLKPRKKRIRPKVIVEGQPKKTPKPSTENPAFSSGTTKVKRNYVQRKGANNLNNTPLEGRKSETDSNKSPPKPSTESPVFSLGTTKVKRKYVRKKGVDHLNNTSPEGVKSDTDSKKSHPNSKDTPLEKRNYVRKKGINKPEATRLDERSIDAANRKFVRLTRSSCKRSLNFDLESQEKDEGSSYFPSSNRDIESQEENLNADHFKATMQCRQGMEVVMEKTDMGVTYESSCFANQVLKDFRSKPERHLPNPLPRTKMDPLQDDYTLTDERVATRGKCQIVFSDVTHDKEETAVQVTVNPYCQLTPNIANDSNCSNRKCVNTERSARTFKRQRVDTAVRAEICSTNATEIFYNSLQTCSYTLTQNSEKNDGSPSMHFPVFYNNPRTETGHNTSTCSLQSTMIASGNHENLEKCPLRVTTAAVKEQSNRCNYNGFINLTGSPLATKFSYVSRIDAITEQLNKLDLKAESNQVSAQDQSAIVTSHMYYQEQHAHALVPYQRGGAVIPFGNSFDQVKKRRPRPKVELDDETIRVWQLLLENINSEGVDGNNEEKTKWWEEERRVFSGRADSFIARMHLVQGDRRFSPWKGSVLDSVIGVFLTQNVSDHLSSSAFMSLVAKFPLKSETNSTESNEERVDTNAMEPEKYVLNPNETSGVNGEVLNEEAYGEDSEILHDFEGNKIKAVIRAGSSGNNFDGIIPEDSFGGQQADMSKHGPFVSHTSLNNKMISIETKRHIVCALTSQSSVTSSHSSTDSPIAQTTERTSLLNAIEEVTTAVVVPNSLINPTFIQLLEMAESNLVCREVRNLFDISGHMQQDSLSFATQKEFQSDDWTSPTKSVNSCGGSTLHLVPTAGAQQSECYGVSKLYSGENGQRLSPAGSRVSTSSKSEFQNSIKKFTGDSSKKGPKLCSPNAQSSSNDHNGINKKISENQKGQDATEIPFQENNCNTEASNNQIYPQYLMNATGSSSHTENSNTSKSMEGHLTMNYPDNRPSNKDHVPKKKGGRIGKEKEDPIDWDSLRKQAQACGRKREKTPNTMDSADWEAVRCADVKEIAHAIRERGMNNRLAERIQDFLNRLVREHGSLDLEWLRDVPPDKAKEYLLSVKGLGLKSVECVRLLTLHHLAFPVDTNVGRIAVRLGWVPLQPLPESLQLHLLELYPIMESIQKYLWPRLCKLDQRILYELHYQMITFGKVFCTKSKPNCNACPMRGECRHFASAFASARLALPAPEEKSITLATENKEANQNPAKDMDLLQLPSPQPNKIVAEYEVRNSQPIIEEPTTPEPTVEAPATPEPSNNQVPECDIESSFCEDPDEIPTIQLNMEEFTHNLLKIMRQNAEILEGETSKAIVALTPEAALIPFPKLKNVSQLRTEHQVYELPDSHPLLEGMDRREADDPCPYLLAIWTPGETVNSIEPPERRCSSQEPQILCNDETCLSCSSVREANSLTVRGTLLIPCRTAMRGSFPLNGTYFQVNEVFSDHESSLHPMNIPRKWLWNLPRRTVYFGTSIPTIFKGLSTEDIQYCFWRGFVCVRGFDRKTRAPRPLIARLHFPVSKLAKRRGETGQN; encoded by the exons GTTGTTGGATTCCTACAACCCCAGCAAAGCCCTATTCGAGCACACAGCAGCCTATCTGCTCAGAtgggaaagaaaaagacattGTTTATGCTAGTCAGTTGGATCCAGAAACGTACTCCCAGTTCAAACAGGATAATCACGCAAATTGGTTTGAAACAGGGAGATTATTGAATAATCTTCCACAAGAAACTCAATGCTTGGCGATACCTACATGTTACGATTTAACGAATGCAGTTAATGTACACTGGGTTTCCAACACTTTGCAAGCAAGTCAACACACAAATTCACAAGTTCATGGAGAGAATTCATGTATAAATGACAAATTTTCTATAGATAACGAGAAATGGAACAATCTGTCGTTTGGAAATCTTTTAGCTGTAGCAAATGCAGCAGGAACCCCATCATCAGTTGAAAATGTGGTTACAAGGACAGATTCTGCTGCTACAAGTGGTTCTTTAGCTACCTCTTTTCCCCCACAAATTAATTTGAGCTTTGGAAATTTGTCTCCAGCAAACCTTCGTAGTATACCTGGAGCAAAATCCATAGTAGAACTCAACAGCCTACCACAAATGTTAACAG GGGAATGTTCAATACCCACCATGACAATGTGTAATCTTCACTCACCAACCAGGACAAATACAAATTCAGCTACGATCAAGAGTGTATTTTCTCCATTTGAACCCTTGACGCCAGAGAAGCCCGGTAAAGCAGGGTGGTGGCAGGAATCTGAAATGCCATATTTGAGCAAAGGTGAAATTCACATAGAAGAAGATGCACAAGTGAACAAGATCTTGAGTGACGAAGTGTTGGAACTTCAGGCAGAGAACAAACAATCTCAGTTATGTGCAACTAATTCTACACAACTACCAGAGAATCACAAGCCTGACAAGGAAGGGGCAGAAGAAACTGACTTGAGGAAAACGCCTCATCTGAAACCAAGAAAGAAAAGGATCAGGCCCAAAGTAATAGTAGAAGGCCAGCCCAAAAAAACTCCCAAACCAAGCACCGAAAACCCAGCTTTTTCTTCAGGCACCACGAAGGTCAAGAGAAATTATGTTCAAAGAAAAGGAGCCAACAACCTGAATAATACTCCCCTGGAAGGAAGGAAAAGTGAAACTGACTCAAACAAAAGTCCTCCCAAACCAAGTACCGAGAGCCCAGTTTTCTCCTTGGGCACCACGAAGGTGAAGAGAAAATATGTTCGAAAAAAAGGAGTCGATCATCTTAATAATACTTCTCCAGAAGGGGTGAAAAGTGACACTGATTCAAAAAAAAGTCATCCTAATTCTAAGGATACCCCATTAGAAAAGAGGAACTATGTAAGAAAAAAGGGAATCAACAAGCCTGAAGCTACCAGATTAGATGAGAGAAGTATTGATGCAGCCAACAGAAAATTTGTCCGGCTTACCAGAAGTTCCTGCAAAAGatctttaaattttgatttggaAAGCCAAGAGAAAGACGAAGGTTCCTCATATTTCCCATCTTCAAATCGAGACATTGAATCACAAGAAGAGAACCTCAACGCAGATCATTTTAAAGCAACTATGCAATGTAGACAGGGGATGGAGGTAGTGATGGAGAAAACTGATATGGGTGTTACCTATGAATCTTCATGCTTTGCGAATCAAGTTTTGAAAGATTTCCGGTCAAAACCAGAAAGACATTTACCAAACCCTTTGCCTCGTACAAAGATGGATCCACTGCAGGATGATTACACTCTCACTGATGAACGAGTAGCTACAAGAGGAAAATGCCAGATAGTATTCTCTGACGTAACACATGACAAAGAAGAAACTGCTGTTCAAGTGACAGTAAATCCTTATTGCCAGTTGACACCTAACATTGCTAATGATTCCAACTGCAGCAACAGAAAATGCGTGAATACAGAAAGAAGTGCAAGAACCTTTAAGAGACAGCGAGTAGATACTGCTGTCAGAGCTGAAATCTGCAGCACAAATGCAACTGAGATATTTTACAATTCCTTGCAGACATGCAGTTATACGTTGACACAAAACTCCGAAAAGAATGATGGCTCACCTAGCATgcattttccagtattttacaATAATCCGAGGACCGAGACGGGACACAATACATCAACATGCAGTTTGCAGTCAACTATGATAGCCTCAGGCAATCATGAGAATCTTGAAAAATGCCCTTTAAGAGTTACCACCGCGGCAGTGAAGGAACAGTCAAATAGGTGTAACTACAATGGATTCATCAATTTGACGG GTTCTCCACTGGCTACGAAATTTAGTTATGTGTCTAGAATTGATGCAATAACTGAGCAACTTAATAAACTTGATCTGAAAGCAGAGAGCAACCAAGTATCAGCTCAAGATCAAAGTGCGATTGTCACATCCCATATGTATTATCAAGAGCAACACGCCCATGCCCTTGTTCCATATCAAAGAGGTGGAGCTGTAATCCCTTTTGGTAATTCATTTGATCAAGTTAAAAAAAGACGACCACGCCCTAAAGTTGAACTTGATGATGAGACAATTCGAGTGTGGCAACTTctattagaaaatataaatagtgAAGGTGTTGATGGAAACAATGAAGAGAAAACAAAATGGTGGGAAGAAGAACGAAGAGTATTCAGTGGAAGAGCAGACTCCTTTATTGCACGCATGCATCTTGTCCAAG GTGACAGGCGTTTTTCGCCATGGAAAGGATCAGTACTAGACTCCGTGATTGGCGTATTCCTCACTCAGAATGTTTCAGATCACCTTTCCAG CTCTGCCTTTATGTCTCTGGTTGCGAAATTTCCCCTCAAGTCAGAGACTAACTCTACTGAATCAAACGAAGAGAGAGTGGATACAAACGCTATGGAGCCTGAAAAATATGTGTTGAACCCCAATGAAACTTCTGGAGTGAACGGAGAGGTGTTAAATGAGGAAGCCTATGGTGAGGATTCTGAGATACTTCACGATTTTGAAGGCAATAAAATCAAAGCAGTGATTAGAGCCGGGTCCTCAGGTAACAATTTTGATGGAATTATACCTGAAGATAGCTTTGGAGGCCAACAAGCAGATATGTCCAAACATGGCCCGTTTGTTTCCCACACATCCTTGAACAATAAGATGATTTCAATTGAGACTAAGAGGCACATAGTTTGTGCACTTACTTCTCAGAGTTCTGTGACTTCTTCTCACAGCTCTACAGATTCCCCAATAGCTCAAACCACAGAAAGAACTTCCTTACTGAATGCCATAGAGGAAGTGACAACAGCTGTGGTTGTGCCAAATAGTCTCATTAATCCTACTTTCATACAACTTCTGGAGATGGCTGAATCAAACCTTGTTTGTAGAGAAGTCAGAAATTTGTTTGATATCAGTGGGCACATGCAACAAGATAGCTTGTCTTTTGCCACACAAAAAGAATTCCAAAGTGACGATTGGACGTCCCCCACAAAATCTGTTAATTCATGTGGTGGTTCTACTTTGCATCTAGTACCCACTGCAGGAGCACAACAATCAGAATGCTATGGTGTATCCAAGTTGTACAGTGGTGAAAACGGACAAAGACTTTCCCCTGCAGGAAGCCGAGTGTCAACATCATCAAAATCTGAATTCCAGAACTCGATTAAAAAATTTACAGGTGATAGTTCCAAAAAGGGACCAAAGTTATGCAGTCCAAATGCTCAGTCAAGCAGCAATGATCACAATGggatcaataaaaaaataagtgaAAACCAAAAGGGCCAAGATGCAACAGAGATACCATTTCAAGAAAATAACTGTAATACAGAGGCATCAAACAATCAAATATATCCTCAATATTTGATGAATGCCACAGGTAGTAGCAGCCACACAGAAAATTCAAATACTTCTAAGAGCATGGAGGGTCACCTAACTATGAATTACCCTGATAATCGTCCTAGCAATAAGGATCATGTACCAAAAAAGAAGGGAGGACGAATTGGAAAAGAGAAAGAAGACCCAATTGATTGGGATAGCTTGAGAAAACAGGCCCAGGCATGTGGGAGAAAGAGAGAGAAAACACCCAACACCATGGACTCGGCGGACTGGGAAGCTGTAAGATGTGCAGATGTTAAGGAGATTGCACATGCTATTCGAGAAAGGGGTATGAACAATAGACTAGCAGAGAGAATCCAG GACTTCCTCAACCGACTTGTTAGAGAACATGGAAGCCTTGATCTGGAATGGCTGAGAGATGTTCCACCAGATAAAGCAAA AGAATATCTATTGAGCGTGAAGGGTTTGGGTTTGAAGAGCGTGGAGTGTGTGCGGCTGTTGACACTTCATCACCTTGCCTTTCCG GTTGACACAAATGTTGGGCGTATAGCAGTGCGATTAGGGTGGGTACCTCTTCAGCCGTTGCCTGAATCCCTTCAGCTACATCTACTGGAACT GTACCCAATAATGGAGTCAATTCAGAAATATCTGTGGCCTAGGCTTTGCAAGCTTGATCAAAGAATATT ATATGAGCTGCATTATCAAATGATTACTTTTGGAAAG GTATTTTGCACGAAAAGCAAACCAAATTGCAACGCGTGTCCAATGAGAGGAGAGTGCAGACATTTTGCAAGCGCATTTGCAAG TGCAAGACTTGCTCTTCCAGCACCGGAGGAGAAAAGCATCACACTTGCAACAGAAAACAAAGAAGCTAATCAAAATCCAGCAAAAGATATGGATTTATTGCAGCTGCCTTCACCACAACCCAATAAAATAGTTGCTGAATATGAAGTAAGAAACTCTCAACCGATTATTGAAGAGCCAACTACGCCAGAGCCCACTGTTGAAGCCCCTGCCACACCAGAACCAAGCAATAACCAAGTTCCAGAATGCGACATAGAGAGCAGTTTCTGTGAAGATCCTGATGAAATCCCTACCATCCAACTCAATATGGAAGAATTTACTCATAATTTACTGAAGATCATGAGGCAGAATGCAGAAATTCTGGAAGGAGAAACATCAAAGGCCATAGTAGCTTTGACTCCAGAAGCTGCTTTGATCCCTTTTCCTAAACTAAAAAACGTGAGCCAGCTCAGGACAGAGCATCAAGT ATATGAGCTACCAGATTCACATCCTCTGCTAGAAGGG ATGGACAGACGAGAAGCAGATGATCCCTGCCCATACCTACTTGCCATATGGACACCAG GCGAAACTGTGAACTCTATTGAGCCACCTGAAAGACGGTGTAGCTCCCAAGAGCCCCAGATATTATGCAATGATGAAACTTGTTTATCATGCAGCAGTGTCCGTGAAGCAAATTCCCTAACTGTGAGGGGAACTCTTTTG ATACCTTGTAGAACTGCTATGAGAGGAAGCTTTCCTCTTAATGGCACATATTTCCAAGTTAATGAG GTATTCTCTGACCATGAGAGTAGTCTTCATCCCATGAATATTCCACGAAAGTGGCTATGGAACTTGCCGCGGAGAACAGTGTATTTTGGAACGTCTATACCAACAATATTTAAAG GGCTATCGACTGAAGATATCCAGTATTGCTTTTGGAGAG GGTTTGTTTGTGTCAGGGGATTTGATAGGAAAACACGAGCACCGCGCCCTCTCATTGCCAGATTGCACTTTCCTGTGAGCAAGTTAGCCAAACGGAGAGGAGAAACAGGACAAAATTAG
- the LOC140958525 gene encoding uncharacterized protein: MNCVVWNARGLGNQRAFGELKRLVAEKKPNLLFLSETRRRNINRPQWQMQLGYTGCFSVDCVGRSGGLCLLWMDSLSVTVTSFSAGHIDCSVIEGTKNWRFTGFYGNPNVSHRLHSWELLRRLRGIRELAGLPWLVGGDFNEICFDSEKVGGNPRTTSQMQGFRDALDDCDLQDLHCRGELFTWANRRMGNQLILERLDRFVGTLEWRLMYPTTYVQALKYFHSDHRPLYLCLGGQNSTAVGASNKHEFIPRFESSWLRERECNDIVVQGWRPFDDLIPLHDRISNCLQTLQHWARIKLGSLPRRIKEKRAKMNALKNHENWPHATSQVYKLETELEQLVTQDEEYWRQRSRINWVQGGVRNSKFFHAHASSRRNVNTIRGLITAHGDLCSEPQGMAEIITEYFTNLFDSNGPSPEDMSHILECVQAKVTQQMNLLLCAPFTAREVKKALFDMHPDKSHGPDGMSALFYQKFWHIVGRDVTAAALAVLNEDAPLDNWNQTVVTFIPKVANPLFVKEFRPISLCNVCYKIVSRALTSRLRQIMNDIIDDHQNAFVSGRLISDNIILGFEAIH; the protein is encoded by the coding sequence ATGAATTGCGTTGTTTGGAATGCCCGGGGGCTTGGGAACCAACGGGCATTCGGCGAACTCAAGCGGCTGGTAGCCGAAAAGAAGCCCAACCTACTCTTCCTTAGTGAAACAAGGAGGAGAAACATAAATAGACCACAATGGCAAATGCAACTTGGATACACGGGATGCTTCTCAGTGGATTGTGTTGGAAGAAGTGGGGGGCTGTGTCTGTTGTGGATGGATTCTTTGTCAGTAACAGTTACATCCTTTTCTGCAGGACATATCGACTGCTCGGTGATAGAGGGAACTAAAAATTGGAGATTTACAGGCTTTTATGGTAACCCAAATGTATCTCATCGACTTCACTCGTGGGAATTGCTGCGTCGCCTTAGGGGTATTAGGGAACTAGCAGGCCTACCTTGGCTAGTGGGTGGAGACTTCAACGAAATATGCTTTGATAGTGAGAAAGTTGGTGGTAATCCTAGAACTACATCACAAATGCAAGGATTTAGAGATGCACTGGATGATTGTGATCTCCAAGACTTGCACTGTAGAGGTGAGTTGTTTACATGGGCAAACAGGAGAATGGGAAATCAACTAATCCTAGAGAGGCTCGACCGTTTTGTGGGTACTCTTGAGTGGCGATTAATGTACCCAACAACATATGTCCAGGCTTTAAAATATTTCCATTCAGATCATAGGCCATTATATCTTTGCTTGGGTGGTCAAAACTCCACAGCAGTGGGAGCCTCGAATAAGCATGAATTTATCCCCCGTTTTGAGAGTAGCTGGCTTCGGGAAAGAGAATGCAATGATATAGTTGTTCAAGGGTGGAGGCCGTTTGATGATTTGATACCCCTCCATGACCGAATTTCCAATTGTCTACAAACACTCCAACATTGGGCCAGAATCAAGCTGGGATCCTTGCCACGACGAATCAAAGAGAAGAGGGCCAAGATGAATGCACTTAAAAACCACGAAAACTGGCCACACGCTACGTCTCAAGTTTACAAACTTGAGACAGAACTTGAACAGCTGGTCACACAGGACGAGGAGTATTGGAGGCAACGTAGCAGAATTAACTGGGTTCAGGGAGGGGTTAGAAACTCAAAATTCTTCCATGCACATGCGTCCTCAAGGAGAAACGTAAACACAATTCGGGGACTGATCACGGCACATGGGGATCTATGCTCGGAACCTCAAGGTATGGCTGAAATTATTACTGAGTACTTTACAAATCTTTTCGATTCTAACGGCCCCTCCCCAGAAGATATGTCTCATATTCTGGAGTGTGTGCAAGCCAAGGTTACGCAACAGATGAATTTATTGCTATGTGCTCCGTTCACAGCTCGGGAAGTGAAGAAAGCCTTATTTGACATGCACCCGGATAAATCACATGGACCGGATGGTATGTCAGCACTGTTCTATCAGAAATTTTGGCACATAGTGGGCAGGGACGTTACCGCGGCTGCCCTGGCAGTCCTTAATGAAGACGCCCCTTTGGATAACTGGAATCAGACAGTGGTCACTTTTATTCCCAAAGTTGCAAATCCACTCTTCGTGAAAGAATTCCGACCTATTAGCCTCTGTAATGTTTGCTATAAGATCGTGTCCCGAGCTCTGACAAGCCGACTAAGGCAGATCATGAATGATATAATTGATGACCACCAAAATGCTTTTGTATCGGGACGCTTGATTTCTGATAACATAATTCTGGGTTTTGAGGCTATCCATTGA
- the LOC140971770 gene encoding trihelix transcription factor PTL-like → MMEDQYGIADLRQYISGKPLFPPPIPAPPGFLATNRGFSPSHALEMFVVPRGLHQEFCSDSQNSVGVAHNTVAATTHIGGFNVFEMESAGGQSGGGDSGTVRWPRQETLTLLEIRSRLDSRFKEANQKGPLWDEVSRIMYEEHGYQRSGKKCREKFENLYKYYKKTKEGKVGRQDGKHYRFYRQLEALYGETINTSSTSETHFNGGSFQYGYQNKNTFLADNQVSYPGLKLSDITLSLSNSSDPDNSLSDDTDTNLEINAVDNNNHRNDDKLDNRKRKKRKGKRNWKAKIRDFIDSQMKKLMDKQESLMEKMMRNIEHKEQERMIREEEWRKQDAARIEREHKFWASERAWMEARDNTLMNALQKLTAKELGAASLKEEFMAPEIRSLSENHNDDGSETMTNYSKGDVWPESEIRRLIQLRTGIEAKFQQSGISEEVLWDEISHKMACFGNERSGLMCKEKWDSVNNYVLQCNKKRKEESKGCSYNYQNNASMCNQGGEKFSDTSERGINYQYHAPRINNPDDASPYGHGNGGDTASDGCFKYFMGDGFGRIMD, encoded by the exons ATGATGGAAGATCAATATGGGATAGCTGATCTCCGCCAGTACATCAGCGGTAAGCCTTTGTTTCCGCCTCCTATCCCTGCGCCGCCGGGATTTCTTGCAACCAACAGAGGTTTTTCTCCGTCCCACGCCTTGGAGATGTTCGTGGTTCCAAGGGGACTGCATCAGGAGTTTTGTTCTGATTCTCAAAACAGCGTTGGTGTGGCTCATAATACTGTTGCTGCTACAACTCATATAGGCGGCTTCAACGTGTTTGAGATGGAATCCGCCGGTGGGCAGAGCGGCGGAGGAGACAGTGGGACGGTGAGGTGGCCAAGACAAGAGACTCTTACTCTTCTCGAGATTAGATCGCGGCTTGATTCGAGGTTTAAGGAGGCTAACCAAAAAGGTCCATTGTGGGATGAGGTTTCAAG GATAATGTACGAGGAACATGGATATCAGAGGAGTGGCAAGAAATGCAGAGAGAAGTTTGAGAATTTGTACAAGTATTACAAAAAGACCAAAGAAGGCAAAGTTGGAAGGCAAGATGGCAAGCATTACAGGTTCTATAGACAACTTGAAGCTCTCTATGGTGAAACAATTAATACATCTTCAACTTCAGAAACCCATTTCAATGGTGGAAGTTTCCAATATGGTTATCAGAACAAGAACACTTTTTTAGCTGATAATCAAGTATCGTATCCGGGTTTGAAGCTCTCCGACATAACCCTTAGTCTCTCAAATTCATCTGATCCTGATAATTCTCTATCAGATGATACTGATacaaatttagaaattaatgcTGTTGATAATAATAACCATCGTAATGATGATAAATTAGATAATCgaaaaaggaagaaaagaaaaggaaagcgGAATTGGAAAGCTAAGATCAGAGACTTCATTGATTCACAAATGAAGAAGTTGATGGATAAACAGGAATCCTTGATGGAAAAGATGATGAGAAATATTGAGCACAAGGAACAAGAAAGGATGATTAGAGAAGAAGAATGGAGGAAACAAGATGCAGCAAGGATTGAGAGAGAGCACAAGTTTTGGGCTAGTGAAAGAGCTTGGATGGAAGCTCGAGACAACACTTTAATGAATGCTTTGCAAAAATTGACAGCAAAAGAACTGGGGGCAGCTTCTCTTAAAGAAGAATTTATGGCACCCGAGATTCGAAGCTTAAGCGAAAACCATAACGATGATGGTAGCGAAACCATGACTAATTATTCGAAAGGGGACGTTTGGCCGGAATCTGAGATTAGGAGACTGATTCAACTGAGGACTGGGATTGAAGCTAAGTTTCAGCAAAGTGGGATTTCAGAAGAGGTGCTGTGGGATGAAATATCACACAAAATGGCTTGTTTTGGAAATGAAAGGAGTGGTTTAATGTGCAAAGAGAAGTGGGATAGTGTGAATAACTATGTACTCCAGTGTAACAAGAAAAGAAAGGAGGAATCTAAAGGCTGCAGTTATAACTATCAGAACAATGCATCTATGTGTAATCAAGGAGGTGAGAAATTCAGCGATACGAGTGAACGAGGGATTAATTATCAGTATCACGCGCCTAGGATCAATAATCCCGACGATGCTAGTCCATATGGTCATGGGAATGGGGGTGATACAGCAAGTGATGGGTGCTTCAAGTACTTCATGGGGGATGGTTTTGGAAGAATCATGGACTGA